The Zingiber officinale cultivar Zhangliang chromosome 9A, Zo_v1.1, whole genome shotgun sequence genome window below encodes:
- the LOC122020266 gene encoding protein SMAX1-LIKE 3-like — protein MRTGGSILRHGLTVAAAAVVGQAVALARRRGHAQVTPLHVASTMLTSGGSFRVACLLSHHSHPLRCNALDLCLNVALNRLPAAYSSHHRPLPSLSNSLVAAFKRAQAHHRRGVATDTSSSSSSSTPPPPPLLPVKIELDHLAVSILDDPSVSRVMREAGFCSAQVKLNLEQSSIESRPNPPPKSNLSDEIRVMEALTSKQRKNLVLVGESLDAIDAVARAVIHRVQATGNNDVPEPLKNAQIITLPPLISFKNTPRSNFDEKIADLRRNIFRDSTHGTMLVLYLGDLQSIAENRAINGDAVEQLIMEIRSFISNRVCLMAIATYKAYMSCKVGFPSLEARLRLQPLTIPAISFELSLNFNCVSDFSCEAEALPSSSWHQHYRFGSSSPCDEDSLSSISSFDQLPLSLGLNQRHWQLSTVSAFDKSSNPNSCTSSSTMEVEYIPKFQELNAENLKILCDALEKDFPSRQETVTGIATAVLQSRSGMIKRKWKSSTWLFFEGEDTESKRRIARELASLVFGSQSNLISISLNKSRLFDVGDDHYPCKKRSRIEPSDSCLERLFQALNEDPHRVILIEDINQLDHQTRVGFKNAMEGGKVRSYNGAEASLSDAIIILTNCSSAKPNTWEINEREKEVNIHLSLDLNLSTTVWDDDMKDNGSFDAVGLLELADGMFIFEFLHQDP, from the exons ATGAGAACGGGCGGTTCCATTCTACGGCACGGCCTCACGGTGGCGGCCGCCGCGGTGGTCGGACAGGCAGTTGCGCTCGCCAGGCGGCGCGGGCACGCCCAGGTGACGCCACTCCACGTCGCCTCCACCATGCTCACCTCCGGCGGCTCCTTCCGCGTCGCCTGCCTCCTGTCCCACCACTCGCACCCCCTCCGCTGCAACGCCCTCGACCTCTGCCTCAACGTCGCCCTCAACCGCCTCCCCGCCGCCTACTCCTCCCACCACCGCCCCCTCCCCTCCCTCTCCAACTCCCTCGTCGCCGCCTTCAAACGCGCCCAAGCCCACCACCGCCGCGGCGTCGCCACcgacacctcctcctcctcctcctcctccaccccGCCGCCGCCGCCCCTCCTCCCCGTCAAGATCGAGCTCGACCACCTCGCCGTCTCCATCCTTGACGACCCCAGCGTCAGCCGCGTCATGCGCGAGGCCGGCTTCTGCAGCGCCCAGGTCAAGCTCAATCTCGAGCAATCGAGCATCGAATCCAGACCAAATCCACCGCCCAAATCAAACCTCAGCGACGAAATCAGAGTCATGGAAGCTCTAACAAGCAAGCAAAGGAAGAACCTTGTCCTAGTCGGAGAGTCCCTCGACGCCATTGACGCCGTCGCCAGAGCTGTGATTCACAGAGTACAAGCCACCGGAAACAACGACGTCCCAGAGCCTCTCAAGAACGCTCAGATCATCACGCTCCCACCACTCATCTCCTTCAAGAACACGCCAAGATCAAATTTTGATGAGAAAATCGCCGATCTGAGACGCAACATCTTCAGAGATTCCACCCACGGAACAATGCTCGTCCTCTATCTGGGCGACCTCCAATCCATTGCTGAAAACAGAGCCATTAATGGAGATGCAGTGGAGCAACTGATCATGGAGATTAGAAGCTTCATCTCTAACAGAGTTTGTCTCATGGCGATCGCGACATATAAAGCTTACATGAGCTGCAAAGTCGGGTTCCCTTCTCTCGAAGCTCGTCTTCGTCTTCAACCTCTCACCATTCCTGCCATCAGTTTCGAACTAAGTCTCAATTTCAATTG TGTTTCAGATTTCAGTTGCGAAGCAGAAGCtctaccttcttcttcttggcaccaacATTACAGATTCGGTTCATCTTCTCCGTGCGATGAAGATTCATTGTCGTCGATCTCATCCTTCGATCAGCTCCCCCTGAGCTTGGGCCTGAACCAACGACATTGGCAGTTATCAACCGTTTCAGCCTTCGATAAGTCATCGAACCCGAACTCGTGCACCTCAAGCAGCACCATGGAAGTAGAGTACATTCCCAAGTTTCAGGAGCTTAATGCGGAGAATTTGAAGATACTTTGTGATGCGTTGGAGAAGGATTTCCCGTCGCGACAAGAAACCGTAACGGGGATAGCTACCGCCGTTCTTCAAAGCAGATCCGGGATGATCAAAAGAAAAtggaagtcatccacatggttgtTCTTTGAAGGTGAAGATACTGAAAGTAAAAGAAGAATAGCTAGAGAACTTGCAAGCCTAGTATTTGGTTCGCAAAGTAACCTCATCTCAATTAGCCTCAACAAATCTAGACTATTCGACGTCGGCGATGATCATTATCCTTGCAAGAAAAGGTCGAGAATTGAGCCGAGTGATAGTTGTCTCGAGAGATTATTTCAAGCTCTCAACGAAGATCCCCACCGTGTTATCTTGATCGAAGATATCAACCAACTAGACCACCAAACCCGAGTTGGTTTCAAGAATGCAATGGAGGGAGGGAAAGTGAGGAGCTATAACGGTGCTGAAGCGAGTCTAAGTGATGCAATTATCATTCTAACGAACTGTTCTTCGGCTAAACCAAACACTTGGGAGATCAATGAGCGCGAGAAGGAAGTAAACATCCATCTTTCTTTGGATTTGAATCTTTCAACAACTGTGTGGGATGATGATATGAAAGATAATGGTTCATTCGACGCAGTTGGGCTTCTTGAGTTGGCGGATGGGATGTTCATCTTTGAGTTTCTTCATCAAGACCCGTAA
- the LOC122019596 gene encoding alpha carbonic anhydrase 1, chloroplastic-like, giving the protein MTYTRVFFFFEISFLLLASAYARDFIKYGYNGGNGVDKWGSLSSDFSLCSQGKQQSPINISKKTTVYDPNLKQTARNYVLTNATLINNGINILMKYDHGAGNLILDGKNYTMTRMVWHSPSEHTIDGQSFPAELQLIHESDDNHIAVVAILYQFGSHDAFLLQIQDELKQLAQDKCTGDQEARVPVGIVQTRALARRSRKYFRYNGSLTAPPCTEGVTWIILGKVREMTKEQASSLQAPLSADYKNNARPVQPLNERTVQLYDELHNANKTASKKSD; this is encoded by the exons ATGACTTATACgagggtcttcttcttcttcgagatATCTTTCCTACTTCTAGCTTCCGCCTATGCTCGCG ATTTCATAAAATATGGGTACAATGGAGGAAATGGGGTAGATAAATGGGGAAGCTTGAGCTCAGACTTCAGCTTGTGCTCTCAAGGAAAGCAACAGTCTCCAATCAACATTAGCAAAAAGACCACCGTTTATGAcccaaatttgaaacaaaccgcTAGAAATTATGTACTCACAAATGCCACCCTCATCAACAATGGCATCAACATTCTG ATGAAATATGATCATGGAGCTGGCAATTTGATCTTGGATGGGAAGAACTATACCATGACACGAATGGTTTGGCATTCGCCATCGGAGCACACGATCGATGGACAAAG CTTTCCCGCGGAGCTTCAACTAATCCATGAGAGTGATGACAACCATATCGCGGTTGTTGCGATCTTGTATCAATTTGGAAGCCATGACGCGTTCCTTCTCCAG ATACAAGACGAGCTCAAGCAATTGGCACAGGACAAATGCACAGGCGACCAAGAGGCGAGGGTCCCAGTCGGAATTGTTCAAACGAGAGCATTGGCGCGTCGCTCACGCAAGTATTTCCGCTACAATGGCTCCCTCACCGCCCCTCCCTGCACCGAGGGTGTTACATGGATCATCCTTGGCAAGGTGAGGGAGATGACAAAAGAGCAAGCAAGCTCTTTGCAAGCCCCTTTGAGCGCAGACTACAAGAACAACGCGAGACCGGTTCAGCCGCTAAACGAGCGCACCGTTCAGCTCTACGACGAGCTCCACAATGCCAATAAAACAGCTTCGAAGAAGTCCGATTGA